Proteins from one Osmerus mordax isolate fOsmMor3 chromosome 21, fOsmMor3.pri, whole genome shotgun sequence genomic window:
- the ubl5 gene encoding ubiquitin-like protein 5 — MIEVVCNDRLGKKVRVKCNSEDTIGDLKKLIAAQTGTRWDKIVLKKWYTIFKDHVSLGDYEIHDGMNLELYYQ, encoded by the exons ATGATTGAGGTGGTGTGTAACGACCGCTTGGGTAAGAAGGTCCGAGTGAAGTGCAA ctcaGAGGACACCATTGGAGACCTGAAGAAGCTGATTGCTGCCCAGACAGGAACAAGGTGGGACAAGATCGTCCTCAAGAAATG GTACACCATCTTCAAAGACCATGTGTCGCTGGGAGACT ATGAGATCCATGATGGGATGAACCTGGAGCTGTACTACCAGTAa
- the pin1 gene encoding peptidyl-prolyl cis-trans isomerase NIMA-interacting 1, with the protein MADDEKLPSGWEKRMSRSSSRVYYFNHITNASQWERPGAGEGGGDPDKVRCSHLLVKHNQSRRPSSWREENITRTKDEALELIQKYIEQIRSGEEEFESLASQFSDCSSARNGGDLGLFGHGQMQRAFEEASFALKVGDMSGPVFTDSGVHIILRTG; encoded by the exons ATGGCAGATGACGAGAAGTTACCGTCCGGATGGGAGAAGCGCATGAGCCGTAGTTCAA GTAGGGTGTACTActtcaaccacatcaccaacGCCAGCCAATGGGAGCGTCCGggtgcgggggaggggggcggggaccCAGACAAGGTGCGCTGCTCTCACCTGCTGGTCAAGCACAACCAATCACGTCGCCCGTcctcctggagggaggagaacatcACCAGGACCAAGGACGAGGCGCTGGAGCTCATTCAGa agtaCATTGAGCAGATCaggtcaggagaggaggagtttgaGTCTCTGGCGTCTCAGTTCTCTGACTGCAGCTCTGCCAGGAACGGAGGAGACCTGGGGCTGTTTGGacacg gccagaTGCAGAGGGCGTTTGAGGAGGCCTCGTTCGCTCTGAAGGTGGGAGATATGAGCGGTCCTGTCTTCACTGACTCAGGAGTCCACATCATCCTCCGCACTGGTTGA